A genome region from Bacillaceae bacterium IKA-2 includes the following:
- a CDS encoding response regulator transcription factor produces the protein MALKILVVDDEPMIIDVIKAYLERAGYLVYSAINGSEALRLIEEVSFDFLILDLMLPDFSGEEICKRVRETSDVPIMMLTAKTAEEDRINGIVIGADDYLTKPFSPREVVVRVEAILRRTNQGSNKGLLSFNNQQLTIDLLKKEVQVKGELPNLTPIEMNLLVAIAEHPGRVYSRLDLLEKLQNESYEGYERSIDVHIKNLRKKIEQDTKNPEYVLTVFGMGYKFGGKRDVSNSSV, from the coding sequence ATGGCGTTAAAAATTCTTGTCGTTGACGATGAACCGATGATTATAGATGTTATTAAAGCGTATCTTGAACGGGCTGGATATCTCGTATATTCTGCTATAAATGGATCTGAAGCATTAAGATTAATCGAAGAAGTAAGTTTTGATTTTTTGATTCTTGACTTAATGCTGCCAGATTTTTCAGGCGAAGAAATATGTAAGCGAGTCCGTGAAACGAGTGATGTGCCAATTATGATGCTAACAGCAAAAACGGCAGAGGAAGATCGAATTAATGGGATTGTGATTGGTGCAGATGACTATTTAACAAAACCATTTAGCCCTCGTGAAGTAGTTGTTCGAGTAGAGGCAATTTTACGGAGGACAAATCAAGGAAGTAACAAGGGTTTATTATCTTTTAACAATCAACAATTAACTATTGATTTGCTGAAAAAAGAAGTACAGGTGAAGGGGGAACTACCTAATTTAACGCCAATTGAAATGAATTTATTAGTGGCAATCGCTGAGCATCCAGGTCGTGTATATAGCCGTCTTGATCTCCTTGAAAAATTACAAAATGAAAGTTATGAAGGCTATGAACGCAGTATTGATGTTCACATAAAAAACTTACGCAAAAAGATCGAGCAAGACACGAAAAATCCCGAATACGTCTTAACAGTTTTTGGTATGGGCTATAAGTTTGGAGGGAAACGCGATGTTTCGAACTCTTCAGTCTAA
- a CDS encoding CUE domain-containing protein: MKKKLIAVITAAALVLGIGTVAMANSDSEVFENVNFKEMIPFMQEMHPDFDEAELEEMYESCHGQGGMMSGRSGGFMHGMMKGNSEGFKNMMNGQNGNKF; the protein is encoded by the coding sequence ATGAAAAAGAAATTGATCGCAGTGATAACAGCGGCAGCGCTAGTTTTAGGAATCGGGACAGTGGCCATGGCAAATTCGGATAGTGAAGTATTTGAAAACGTTAATTTCAAAGAGATGATACCCTTTATGCAAGAAATGCACCCTGATTTTGACGAAGCTGAACTTGAAGAAATGTACGAAAGTTGTCATGGTCAAGGCGGCATGATGAGCGGTCGATCTGGTGGTTTTATGCACGGAATGATGAAAGGTAACTCTGAAGGATTTAAAAATATGATGAATGGTCAGAATGGAAATAAATTTTAA
- the lgt gene encoding prolipoprotein diacylglyceryl transferase → MEPFFSIGPINIYLFGLMVAIGAGVGVYLFLKAAKNRGFDEKILLDGILYAFIGGVVGARLIYAFVYNPAFYLSNPLQLFFIHNGGLSIHGGLLGGFLVGILFLRKKKLPIWKTLDIAAPFIILAQGISRIGCDVFGVPTLGEPLWAIKVDEVLVHPVQAYEFILNYLLFGYLWLRLKSRAYDGQVFFHYLIGFLTIRGIVEFFRENPLLFGAISVSHAMSLVGIIAAIFVMNYQKKRTLLIKPKSMERSEIAKVSIYIFGLALVSLLIYYMLQG, encoded by the coding sequence ATGGAACCTTTTTTCAGTATCGGACCAATTAATATATACTTGTTTGGACTAATGGTAGCAATTGGAGCAGGAGTGGGAGTGTATTTATTTTTAAAAGCAGCTAAAAATAGAGGCTTTGATGAAAAAATATTACTGGACGGCATACTTTATGCCTTTATAGGAGGAGTTGTGGGGGCGCGCCTCATTTATGCTTTCGTTTATAATCCTGCCTTTTATTTATCGAACCCGTTACAATTATTTTTTATTCATAATGGCGGCTTGTCGATTCATGGTGGACTACTGGGTGGTTTTCTAGTTGGGATTCTATTTTTAAGAAAAAAGAAACTACCAATTTGGAAAACGTTAGATATAGCAGCACCATTTATTATTCTAGCGCAAGGAATTAGTAGAATTGGTTGTGACGTGTTCGGAGTTCCAACCTTGGGTGAGCCTTTATGGGCAATTAAAGTTGATGAGGTGCTTGTTCACCCTGTACAAGCATATGAATTCATATTAAACTACCTCTTATTTGGGTATTTGTGGTTAAGACTAAAGAGTAGAGCCTATGATGGCCAAGTTTTCTTCCATTATCTAATTGGATTTTTGACAATAAGAGGAATCGTTGAATTTTTTAGAGAAAATCCGCTTTTATTCGGAGCTATTAGCGTCAGTCATGCGATGAGTTTAGTTGGTATTATAGCCGCGATTTTTGTAATGAATTATCAGAAAAAAAGAACGCTATTGATTAAACCAAAAAGTATGGAAAGATCTGAAATTGCTAAGGTATCGATTTATATTTTCGGGTTAGCGCTAGTTTCATTACTTATTTACTATATGCTGCAAGGATAA